The following coding sequences are from one Pararge aegeria chromosome 13, ilParAegt1.1, whole genome shotgun sequence window:
- the LOC120628903 gene encoding splicing factor 3B subunit 4 — MAAGPIAERNQDATIYVGGLDDRVSESLLWELFVQSGPVVNVHMPKDRVTQTHQGYGFVEFMGEEDADYAIKVMNMIKLYGKPVRVNKASAHQKNLDVGANVFIGNLDPEVDEKLLYDTFSAFGVILQTPKVMRDPETGNSKAFAFINFASFEASDAAIEAMNNQYLCNRPISVSYAFKKDVKGERHGSAAERLLAAQNPLSHADRPHQLFADAPPTIMGPMLMAPPPPPTPSPMPPPGPPINARPPPPLPMSAPPPPPSSMPPPGPPPPPGPPPPPPPFHHYPPPPFGPPGFGPPPPPGSRPPPPWRPPPPSFRPQFPPRGPPPFGHPPFPPHHPPEPNYNY, encoded by the exons aTGGCCGCAGGTCCGATAGCGGAGCGTAATCAAG ATGCAACCATTTATGTGGGAGGTTTGGATGATAGAGTATCAGAGAGCTTACTCTGGGAGCTTTTTGTGCAATCCGGACCAGTTG TCAATGTGCATATGCCAAAAGATAGAGTGACACAAACACATCAAGGCTATGGATTTGTTGAGTTTATGGGTGAGGAAGATGCTGACTATGCTATCAAA GTCATGAATATGATAAAGCTGTATGGTAAGCCAGTAAGAGTTAATAAAGCATCTGCACATCAAAAGAATCTTGACGTTGGTGCTAATGTCTTTATTGGTAATTTGGACCCTGAGGTCGATGAAAAACTGCTATATGACACATTCTCTGCCTTTGGTGTCATATTACAAACACCTaag GTGATGAGAGACCCAGAAACAGGCAACTCGAAAGCGTTTGCTTTTATAAACTTCGCGTCATTTGAGGCGTCTGATGCTGCGATAGAGGCGATGAACAACCAGTACTTGTGCAACCGGCCTATATCTGTGTCATACGCTTTCAAGAAAGATGTCAAGGGAGAGAGACACGGTTCCGCTGCTGAGAG GTTACTTGCAGCTCAGAACCCTTTGTCCCACGCGGACCGTCCTCACCAGTTGTTCGCGGACGCTCCACCAACGATCATGGGGCCGATGCTGATGGCACCACCGCCGCCGCCTACACCATCGCCTATGCCACCGCCAGGACCGCCAATCAACGCCAGGCCGCCACCCCCACTGCCAATGTCCGCGCCGCCACCACCACCGTCTTCAATGCCACCACCGGGCCCGCCACCACCGCCGGGTCCCCCGCCTCCCCCGCCACCATTCCACCACTACCCACCTCCACCTTTCGGGCCGCCTGGCTTTGGGCCGCCGCCACCGCCGGGGTCGAGGCCCCCTCCACCGTGGAGGCCGCCGCCACCTTCCTTCAGGCCTCAATTCCCTCCACGTGGGCCCCCGCCGTTTGGACATCCTCCATTCCCCCCGCATCACCCGCCTGAACCAAATTATAACTACTAA